AGCCAAGACGGGGCGCAATGCCGTAGGGCTGCAGCACGCTGTTGAAATTATCGCTACAGCTTGGATGACCGGGATAACCCGCATCTTCGTAATATTTCGCCGTGCAGGCCAGGACAAAGCTATCATGCCGACCACAGGTATCCTGAATCACCTCCACCAAGGGACGCATTCGGTTGGAGAAATACTTACCATGTAAGCCAATGGTGGGAATGGCTAAGTTATTCAGGGTGCGGGTGACCGTGCTATCTAGCTCCTCGCTCATATCCGCCGCCGCAAAGGCCAGGAAATCTGAACATTGTGATCCTCGCACATCTAAAATTTGCAGATACTGTCCTGCTTGAACAGGATAGGCGATCGCTGTTCCTGGGGCAATGCGATAGTCTGCCACCACCTGTCCTAGGGGTGCGAGGTTGTCACCTGAGATGGATTCTACGGTTGCTACCATTCAATATCTCCTGCTCTGGCAGTCTCAGACGATTGAGCGATCGCTACGAAATTTTCAAACAGGATACGAGCATCGCGGGCCATGGCGGTAGCCTGATCATAGACAGCCTGATGAAACGCCTCCCGTCCTGCCACGCCAAGCGATCGCTCTAGCTCTTGCCGATAGTCGGGAATGGAGACCCAGCGATCCATCACCGCCGGGGTGACTTCACTGTGAAACTGTAGACCAAAGGCGCGATCGCCCACCGCATAGATCTGGACGGGGCACTGGGGTGAACTGGCTAACACCGTCGCTCCGGGTGGCAGGTGCAGCACCGCCTGGCCATGCCATTGAAAGACGTTGGGTTGCACATCCAGCCCTTGGAGGAGGGGATGCTGTTGCCCGGCTGGATTGAGGGTAATGGACAACAGGCCCACTTCGGGCTGGTTTATGAATCCCACCCGTCCCCCCGTGGCTGCGGCTAGCATTTGCGCGCCCAAACAGGTGCCAAAATAGGGCAGCCCCATTTGCACCGCCCTTTGGATAAACGCCAGTTCATCGGCAATCCATGGGCAATGCTCTACATCCTCCACGTTCATCGGCCCGCCCATGACCCATAGGCCGTCGTAGAGTTGGGGATCGGGGAAGCGATCGCCCTTGGCTAGTTCAACGTAGTCTACGTCAATGCCTGCATCGAGACAAAACTGTTCATAGATACCGAAGCCTTCCGACCTCGTATGTTTGATCACCAGAAATTTCATAGCCGGTCTAGTCCATGCGATCGCTTCCTACCCTAGCGCAACGATCCACAAAAAACTGTCAGAATGAACAATATCCTAGAATCAATCCCTAGAAGGAATTTGGGGCGATCGCGCCGAGTTGGCTACGGCTAGGATCTTCGGGGAACACGGGACAGCCTTCGGCAGTGCAAGCAGATCGTAGGCGATCAATGGAAAGTCCAGTGAACTGAGCAATTGAATCCAGCTCAGAATCAATCAAATAACTCGCACCACGCTGGATTTCTTCCGCCCGCTCTTCAGTCATGCCAGGAGGTTTTTTTGTGTCCGTACTTCCACAGGTTGATGTCAACACCCCGGCCACAAAATTGCAGCGGCTGGGGGTGAGGTAGGGCGATTGCTCACTCTTCGGCGCAACCGACTCAACAAACCGAGTGAGGCTATCAATCAAATCTTGGGCTTCGGGGGACACGGACTCTCGCTGCAGCAAGGGACGGACGCCATTCATGGGTGGTGGATCACACGTCCGCAACAATCTTTCCCCATGCTCTTGGTAAAAC
This portion of the Leptolyngbya sp. CCY15150 genome encodes:
- a CDS encoding type 1 glutamine amidotransferase — its product is MKFLVIKHTRSEGFGIYEQFCLDAGIDVDYVELAKGDRFPDPQLYDGLWVMGGPMNVEDVEHCPWIADELAFIQRAVQMGLPYFGTCLGAQMLAAATGGRVGFINQPEVGLLSITLNPAGQQHPLLQGLDVQPNVFQWHGQAVLHLPPGATVLASSPQCPVQIYAVGDRAFGLQFHSEVTPAVMDRWVSIPDYRQELERSLGVAGREAFHQAVYDQATAMARDARILFENFVAIAQSSETARAGDIEW